In the genome of Arthrobacter alpinus, the window CAAAGGGAGGGAAGTTTTAGGCGAAATCTACTAACGGTTCACCTCGCGGGCCGAGGTGGGCTTGGTGTCCAGGGGCTTTACCGCAGTGGTTTGGTGGCATAATTTTTCGATGGCGTGGCGAGCCTGCCCACGATGACGGCCGTCTGCAACACAAAGGCTTCCCGGGGGATCAACGGATCCCAGCCGGTGACGTCACATACCCGCCGCAAGCGGTAACGAACCGTGTTGGAGTGCACAAAGAGTTCCCGGGCAGCGGCCTCAAGCGAGTGGCCGCCCTGCAGGTAGCTGCTGAGGGTTTCAATGAGTCCGTTGGAAGCTGCGATCAAGGGCCGGTAGATGTTCACAATTAGCGCCCGCCGTGCCGATTCGTCCCCGCCCATGACTCGTTCCGGCAGGAGGTCATCGGCTGAGACCGGACGCGGTGCGCCGGACCATCCCTTGGCAACCGAAATACCGGCAAACGCTGCCTTGGCAGATGCAGTTGCATCCGACAGCGTGGCGGCCATAGGGCCGTAAACAACCGGGCCAGGGGCAAAAAGGTCGCTGAGGCGCAGGTACGCCGATTCAGGGTCTTTCACATTGCCCAGAACCAGAATCAGTTTGTCGCCCTGGATGCCCACCATGACGTCCTCGGCGAAACGGGCGGCCGCGCGTCGCAGTGTGGCCAGGAACAAGGCATTGGCTTCCTGCGGGGCAGGTCCAACCATGATCGTAATGTGGCTGTGACTGGTCCAACCCAGGGCTGAAATACGCGATTGCAAGGCGTCCGTGTTTTCACCGCGCAAGATCCCGTCCACCGCCAAGGCCTCCAAGCGCGTATCCCACGCTCCACGATTTTCTGCGGCACGCGCATAAACATCGGCGGCGGCGAAGGCCACCTCGCGTGAATAGCGGAGCACCGCTTCACGAAGAGCCGTCTGCTCCTCCGCGGCAGCCAGCTCCGGAACACGATCTTCCACCACCTGGACTACGGTGCGGATTAGTTGCAGGGCCCGTTGGAGGCTGATGGCACGTGTCAGCTCGGTGGGTGCGGTGCCGAAGACATCTGAGAGGACCCAGCTCGGTGATGACGGCTGCTCGTACCAGGAGACGAAGGCCGTGATGCCATTTTGTGCGACCAGGCCAAGAGCTGAACGTTCATCGGCACTGAGCCGTCGGTACCAGGGCAAGGTATTTTCAAGTTCGCTGCGCATCATGGAGGAGAGCGATCCCACGTTTGCGCGCAGGCGCTCCAAAGTCTCGGTGCTGCCGTGGACCTTGGTGGGTTTGCGCGGGGCCTTGGTGGCCGGGGAACCCTCTGCCGGCGACTCTGTCACCGGTTTTTTTGTTGCTGCCATGATTCGAGGGTATGTCCTTGAGGCCCGGAAGCGCTATTTGTGTGAATCCCACAACTCCATGATGAGTCATGAAGCGGGCTTGCGCACTTAAAAGCGAAAGGGTGGTTGGTGTTGCTGTAGAGGTTCTACAGCAACACCAACCACCCTTGGGGCAGAAGACGCGAGCGTGGGTGTGGGGCTTAGCCTTCGCCGCCGGCGTTGCCGGTGGTGCCTGCGTTGACGTTGAGGAGATCGTATTTCGCTGCTGCCTGGGCGGCGGCGTTGGGGTCGATCTTGCCTTGCTTGGCGAGCATCTG includes:
- a CDS encoding PucR family transcriptional regulator, with amino-acid sequence MAATKKPVTESPAEGSPATKAPRKPTKVHGSTETLERLRANVGSLSSMMRSELENTLPWYRRLSADERSALGLVAQNGITAFVSWYEQPSSPSWVLSDVFGTAPTELTRAISLQRALQLIRTVVQVVEDRVPELAAAEEQTALREAVLRYSREVAFAAADVYARAAENRGAWDTRLEALAVDGILRGENTDALQSRISALGWTSHSHITIMVGPAPQEANALFLATLRRAAARFAEDVMVGIQGDKLILVLGNVKDPESAYLRLSDLFAPGPVVYGPMAATLSDATASAKAAFAGISVAKGWSGAPRPVSADDLLPERVMGGDESARRALIVNIYRPLIAASNGLIETLSSYLQGGHSLEAAARELFVHSNTVRYRLRRVCDVTGWDPLIPREAFVLQTAVIVGRLATPSKNYATKPLR